One genomic region from Methanobrevibacter arboriphilus JCM 13429 = DSM 1125 encodes:
- a CDS encoding Ig-like domain-containing protein, producing MNFMRHDKKIFLISSLIISFIFIFSLTSVSAADIYVNETGGNDTNEGTIARPLESVKKAVEKTNAENGNNKIIIKGGTYTGTKNNQIVINRSVDIYSAKYYYNDNKYGDVVIDGGKTNWLFKIQNNANVNFYGINFVNAYSTEYGSVIRGAGGNLSINNCSFINTTTNNMGGAVHGGVIHVNGGNLSVLGSNFINNTVNLTTNVVGGVIYVSNLVNCNISNSSFINNTVDLTAISGIVQGGIIYVNIVSNFSVSGSSFINTIIIPNSDILGSVINVYGSSSVGNVTYSRFINNPKVQVYGNFAKLYCDYNWWGTNNDLYAVTNANLNNYYTMKISSIISNNSLSVGDKLNFIYSFVLNGTDDNAGAANNFQFFDVGIYNNDIFWKNINGRLSASYNIPLTSLNNFIKAILDKENSTILYNANKATTNIVINVIFSAYYGQTVIFKAILSDQAGDLLGGKTVKLNIGGLILNLKTNSKGEASYSYLANKFIGSKNIIADFIGDSLYNGVSKNINLNVVKAKTSLIISNFKALYKKSNVIKAIIKGQNGKILAGKVVNLYINGKYIAKAKSSSSGLVSFKYTFKTGKTHKVIANFAGDSYYLAKNSPTLKVIPKSKTYTKLSKFAAKYGKITTFKATLKNTANKAMVKKYIKFYANGKYLGQAKTNSNGLAILSKKISFKGLVSFIAKYLGDSKNHESSYTQKLTIK from the coding sequence ATGAATTTTATGAGGCATGATAAAAAAATTTTTTTAATATCATCTTTAATTATTTCTTTTATTTTCATTTTTAGTTTAACTAGTGTTAGTGCAGCTGATATTTATGTAAATGAAACAGGTGGAAATGATACTAATGAAGGGACTATTGCTAGACCTTTAGAAAGTGTTAAAAAAGCAGTTGAGAAAACTAATGCTGAAAATGGAAATAATAAGATTATTATTAAAGGTGGAACTTATACTGGAACTAAAAACAATCAGATAGTTATCAATCGTAGTGTAGACATTTATAGTGCAAAATATTATTATAATGATAATAAGTATGGTGATGTTGTAATAGATGGAGGAAAAACTAATTGGTTGTTTAAAATTCAAAATAATGCTAATGTTAACTTTTATGGAATAAATTTTGTTAATGCATATTCTACTGAGTATGGTAGTGTTATTCGTGGAGCTGGTGGTAATTTAAGCATAAATAATTGTAGTTTTATAAACACCACAACTAATAATATGGGTGGTGCTGTTCACGGTGGTGTTATTCATGTTAATGGTGGTAATTTAAGTGTTTTAGGTTCTAATTTTATAAATAATACTGTTAATCTTACTACTAATGTTGTGGGTGGTGTTATTTATGTTTCTAACCTTGTTAATTGTAATATTTCGAACTCTAGTTTTATTAATAATACTGTTGACCTTACTGCAATTAGTGGTATTGTTCAAGGGGGTATTATTTATGTTAATATTGTTAGTAACTTTAGTGTAAGTGGTTCTAGTTTTATAAATACTATTATTATTCCTAATAGTGATATTTTGGGAAGTGTTATTAATGTATATGGTAGTAGTAGTGTTGGTAATGTAACTTATTCTAGATTTATAAATAACCCTAAAGTACAAGTATATGGTAATTTTGCTAAGTTGTATTGTGATTATAATTGGTGGGGAACTAATAATGATTTATATGCAGTAACTAATGCTAACTTGAATAATTATTATACTATGAAAATTAGTAGTATTATATCTAATAATAGTCTTAGTGTTGGTGATAAGCTTAATTTTATCTATAGTTTTGTTTTAAATGGTACTGATGATAATGCTGGTGCAGCTAATAATTTCCAATTCTTTGATGTTGGTATTTATAATAATGATATTTTTTGGAAAAATATTAATGGTCGTTTAAGTGCTAGCTATAATATTCCTTTAACTTCTCTTAATAATTTTATTAAAGCTATTCTTGATAAAGAAAATTCTACTATCCTTTATAATGCTAATAAAGCTACTACTAATATTGTGATTAATGTTATATTTAGTGCTTATTATGGTCAAACTGTTATTTTTAAAGCTATTTTAAGTGATCAGGCTGGTGATTTATTAGGTGGAAAAACAGTTAAATTAAATATAGGGGGTTTAATACTTAATCTTAAGACTAATAGTAAAGGTGAAGCTTCTTATAGTTATTTAGCTAATAAATTTATTGGTTCTAAAAATATTATAGCTGATTTCATAGGAGATAGCTTATATAATGGCGTTAGTAAAAATATTAATTTGAATGTTGTTAAAGCTAAAACTAGTTTAATTATTTCTAATTTCAAAGCTCTTTATAAGAAATCTAATGTAATTAAAGCTATTATTAAAGGTCAAAATGGTAAAATTTTAGCTGGAAAAGTAGTTAATTTATATATTAATGGTAAATATATTGCTAAAGCTAAAAGTTCTAGTTCTGGCTTAGTTAGCTTTAAATATACTTTTAAAACAGGGAAAACTCATAAAGTTATAGCTAATTTTGCGGGAGATAGTTATTATTTAGCTAAAAACTCTCCTACTTTAAAAGTTATTCCTAAGAGTAAGACTTATACTAAGTTATCTAAATTCGCTGCTAAATATGGTAAAATAACTACTTTTAAAGCTACCCTTAAAAATACTGCTAATAAAGCTATGGTTAAAAAGTATATTAAGTTTTATGCTAATGGTAAGTATCTTGGTCAAGCTAAGACTAATTCTAATGGTTTAGCCATACTTTCTAAGAAAATCAGTTTTAAAGGTTTAGTTAGTTTTATAGCTAAGTATCTTGGTGATAGTAAGAATCATGAGTCTAGTTATACTCAAAAATTAACTATAAAATAG
- a CDS encoding amidohydrolase family protein — protein MITIANGTVLCGADLVAKNTNVLIDDGKIIEISKDVYEGEIIDATNSIVCPSFLNAHTHIGDSIIKDVGDGKSIEEIVKPPSGLKHMALESSSNEDIINSMKDSMLEMLQTGTTHFIDYREGGINGVKLLKKATEDIPISPIVLGRDDSFYGDDPDLSKIKIAIRKLLKNCDGIAPSGFGEITEDVATLIVTECEKQGKISSIHAGEYENLQTDSLTKNGKTEIQMAIESGFNQLVHVTSPLKNDLDLIRKNKSNIVLCPRSNGAFSLGIPPLFEILKNEIRPLIGTDNIMINSPNIFRELEFTLKIMRAFYKHYISPKEILKMATTNVYLNNSKYDSNNNSNNDLNKNFNDFSIYKKINKSIIDEKNNVELFISKKISKNPYLSLINRSETKDIICLMNRDKLIYYD, from the coding sequence ATGATAACCATAGCTAATGGAACTGTTTTATGTGGTGCTGATTTAGTAGCTAAAAACACTAATGTCTTAATTGATGATGGAAAGATAATTGAAATATCTAAAGATGTTTATGAGGGAGAAATTATTGATGCTACAAATTCAATAGTTTGTCCTAGCTTTTTAAATGCACATACTCATATTGGAGATTCTATTATAAAGGATGTGGGAGATGGAAAGTCTATTGAAGAAATTGTAAAACCTCCTAGTGGATTAAAACACATGGCTCTTGAATCCTCTTCCAATGAGGACATTATTAATTCTATGAAAGACTCAATGTTGGAAATGCTTCAAACTGGAACAACTCATTTTATTGATTATAGGGAAGGGGGTATTAATGGTGTCAAGCTACTTAAAAAGGCAACTGAGGATATTCCAATTAGTCCAATAGTTTTGGGTCGTGATGATAGTTTTTATGGTGATGATCCTGATTTATCTAAGATAAAGATAGCTATTCGTAAACTTTTAAAAAATTGTGATGGGATAGCTCCAAGTGGTTTTGGTGAGATAACAGAAGATGTAGCTACTTTGATTGTTACTGAATGTGAAAAACAAGGTAAAATATCATCTATTCATGCAGGAGAGTATGAAAATCTTCAAACCGATTCTTTAACAAAAAATGGTAAAACTGAAATCCAAATGGCTATTGAATCTGGATTTAACCAATTAGTTCATGTTACATCTCCTTTAAAGAATGATTTGGATTTGATTAGAAAAAATAAAAGTAATATTGTACTTTGTCCTCGTTCCAATGGAGCTTTTTCACTTGGTATTCCTCCACTTTTTGAGATTTTAAAGAATGAAATTAGGCCTCTTATTGGAACTGATAATATAATGATAAATTCACCTAATATTTTTAGAGAATTAGAATTTACCTTAAAGATAATGAGGGCTTTTTACAAGCATTATATATCTCCAAAGGAAATATTAAAAATGGCAACAACAAATGTATATTTAAATAATTCAAAATATGATTCTAATAATAATTCAAATAATGATTTAAACAAAAATTTTAATGATTTTAGTATTTATAAAAAAATTAACAAATCTATAATTGATGAGAAAAATAATGTAGAACTATTTATATCAAAAAAAATATCAAAAAATCCATATTTAAGTTTAATTAATAGGTCAGAAACAAAAGATATAATATGTTTAATGAATAGAGATAAATTAATATATTATGATTAA
- a CDS encoding universal stress protein yields the protein MYKKILLPTDGSKFAEKAEKHALFLAEASGAEIIALSVVETSFSIGLPSDDTIFQINQLLKKETEKNLQKVEKMKEECASDVKITLKVDEGSPAEVILETIEKEDIDLVVMGSSGKTGFDRFIMGSVAEKVVKAAECSVLVVY from the coding sequence ATGTATAAAAAAATATTATTGCCTACTGATGGTTCAAAATTTGCAGAAAAAGCAGAAAAACATGCTCTATTTCTTGCAGAAGCAAGTGGGGCAGAAATTATTGCTTTGAGTGTCGTTGAAACAAGCTTTTCTATTGGTCTTCCTTCTGATGATACAATATTCCAAATAAACCAGTTACTTAAGAAAGAAACTGAGAAAAATCTTCAAAAAGTAGAAAAAATGAAAGAAGAATGTGCTAGTGATGTTAAAATAACTTTAAAAGTAGATGAAGGTTCTCCTGCTGAAGTCATTTTAGAAACTATTGAAAAAGAAGATATAGACTTAGTTGTAATGGGTAGTTCTGGAAAAACTGGGTTTGATAGATTTATTATGGGTAGTGTAGCTGAAAAAGTTGTTAAAGCTGCAGAATGCTCAGTTCTTGTTGTTTATTAA